A DNA window from Daucus carota subsp. sativus chromosome 3, DH1 v3.0, whole genome shotgun sequence contains the following coding sequences:
- the LOC108210578 gene encoding coronatine-insensitive protein 1, which translates to MENTPPPPPTTRSTTAFSDTVFECLIPYLTDPRDRDSVSTVCRSWYDLDALTRKHITIALCYTSTPHQLLKRFQHIESVKLKGKPRAAMFNLIPEDWGGYVKPWVDVFCHNFVCLKSLHFRRMIVKDEDLRVLAEARGGKIHVLKLDKCSGFSTDGLLHITRGCGNLRTLYLEESAIVEKDGEWLHQLSLHNKVLETLNFYMTDLTKVSFADLESIGRNCRSLVSLKISDCEILDLVGFLSAATSLEEFAGGSFNDQPEQYFRVPIPPKLCFLGLTYMGKHEMPILYSFASRLKKLDLLYALLDTEDHCRLLQKCPNLEILETRNVIGDRGLEVLGRCCKKLKRLRIERGADEQEMEDVDGIVSQRGLTALAEGCLELEYLAVYVSDITNASLVSMGSHLKNLCDFRLVLLDQEENITDLPLDYGVRALLQGCLKLRRFALYLRPGGLTDEGLSYIGQYSQNISWMLLGYVGESDAGLLAFSRGCPRLQKLEMRGCCFSESALAFAVLQLTSLRYLWVQGYRASPTNTDLLAMARPFWNIELIPARRDAGVGDHGEPLECEHPAHILAYYSLAGQRTDFPDTVIPLSP; encoded by the exons ATGGAGAACACACCTCCTCCTCCACCCACCACTCGCAGCACCACCGCCTTCTCCGACACAGTCTTCGAATGCCTCATCCCCTACCTCACCGACCCTCGTGACCGTGACTCAGTCTCCACCGTCTGCCGCAGCTGGTACGACCTCGACGCGCTCACTCGCAAGCACATCACCATCGCCCTTTGCTACACCTCCACTCCTCACCAGCTACTCAAACGCTTCCAGCACATAGAGTCTGTCAAACTCAAAGGCAAGCCACGCGCTGCCATGTTCAACTTGATTCCTGAAGACTGGGGAGGCTATGTCAAGCCCTGGGTCGATGTGTTTTGCCACAATTTCGTTTGCCTGAAATCGCTTCATTTTCGAAGAATGATTGTGAAAGATGAGGATTTAAGAGTGCTTGCAGAGGCGCGTGGAGGGAAAATTCATGTGTTGAAGCTTGATAAATGCTCAGGGTTTAGTACAGATGGGTTGTTGCATATCACTCGCGGTTGTGG GAATCTAAGAACTTTGTATTTGGAGGAGAGCGCAATCGTCGAAAAGGACGGTGAATGGCTCCACCAGCTTTCTTTGCACAATAAAGTCCTCGAAACACTGAACTTTTACATGACCGATCTCACTAAAGTCAGCTTTGCAGATCTTGAATCAATAGGCAGGAATTGTCGTTCTTTAGTGTCTCTCAAAATTAGCGATTGTGAAATTTTAGATCTTGTTGGTTTCCTAAGTGCTGCCACCTCACTAGAAGAGTTTGCTGGAGGTTCTTTCAATGATCAACCAGAACAGTATTTTCGTGTGCCAATTCCTCCAAAATTATGCTTCTTGGGTCTTACTTACATGGGGAAGCATGAAATGCCTATACTTTATTCTTTTGCATCCCGCTTGAAAAAATTGGATCTTCTCTATGCTCTCCTTGACACAGAGGACCATTGTCGCTTACTTCAGAAATGCCCGAACTTGGAAATTCTTGAG ACTAGAAATGTGATTGGTGATAGAGGATTAGAAGTTCTTGGTCGTTGTTGCAAGAAGCTGAAAAGGCTTAGGATAGAGCGAGGTGCTGATGAACAGGAAATGGAAGATGTGGATGGAATAGTTTCACAAAGAGGGCTGACGGCTTTGGCAGAAGGTTGTCTTGAATTGGAATATCTGGCTGTATACGTGTCAGATATCACTAATGCATCTCTAGTATCCATGGGCTCTCATCTTAAAAACCTCTGTGATTTTCGATTGGTCTTGCTTGACCAAGAAGAAAATATAACAGATTTACCGCTAGACTATGGTGTTAGAGCTCTATTACAGGGTTGCCTTAAGCTTAGAAGGTTTGCTCTGTATCTTCGTCCCGGAGGCTTGACAGATGAGGGTCTTAGTTATATAGGACAGTACAGCCAAAATATAAGTTGGATGCTTCTGGGCTATGTAGGGGAGTCAGATGCAGGACTTTTAGCATTCTCTAGAGGCTGCCCAAGGTTACAAAAACTAGAAATGAGGGGCTGTTGTTTCAGTGAAAGTGCTTTGGCATTTGCGGTGTTGCAGCTAACTTCTCTGAGGTACTTGTGGGTGCAAGGCTACAGAGCGAGTCCTACAAATACAGATCTCTTGGCAATGGCACGTCCGTTTTGGAACATTGAACTAATTCCTGCAAGACGAGATGCTGGGGTTGGTGACCATGGGGAGCCTCTAGAATGTGAGCATCCCGCCCATATACTTGCTTATTATTCCCTTGCTGGTCAGAGGACAGATTTTCCGGATACAGTTATTCCGCTCTCCCCATAA